The following is a genomic window from Candidatus Binatia bacterium.
GCTCACCGAGCCGAACTCGTTTTTTCCGCCGCCGATCCCCGTGGCCAGAGCACGGCTCCAGTCGTGCCGTCGAGCTTCCAGACCGTAGCGTCGAGCTCCGCGGGAGTCGTGCTGCTGCGGCCCGCCCCGACCACGTCGAGGGCTCCGTCGAGTGCGACGGAATTGATCTCGTCGAAGACGTTGAGGCCCCCGTCCAGGTCGGTCCGCCACATTTCGAGCCCAATCGCGCCGTCGACGCGCACGAGGTCGAAGACTCCCCCAGGAATCTCGAATCGTCAGGCCTCCGCACTTGTGCCGACCGGCCAGTCACCCGCCTGCGAGGAGGCGGCCTTGGCGGACGCAGCGGTGCGAGTAGGGCCGCTCCTGGCGTTGATGGCGGGTCGTCACCAACGCCAGGGATTCGGTTCTACCCGGAGTGAGACAAGTGCCCTGGGAGCGAGCTAGGCCGAAGCCGAGCCGACCTGAACCTGGACCTTCTGCGGCTGGACCGGCTGCGCTTTGGGTAGCGTGATTCGCAGCACGCCGTCGCGCAGGTCGGCGCGAACGTTCGCCCGCTCGACGGTCTCGGGAATCGCGAACGTGCGGGCGTAGCCGCCTTCGCGGTATTGCCGGACCGCAGGGCGCAACTCCTCGTGCGTGACCGGCGTCCGTTCGGCTGTGAACTCGAGGCGGTTCTCCTCGATCGTCACGTCGATGGCATCCATGGCGACGCCCGGAACGTCCGCTGTGATGAAGAAGGCGTCGGGCGTCTCAGCGACATCGACTCGCGGGGCTCGTGTTCGTTGCAGTTTCGGTGCCTCGGCCGCCGGGGCTGCTTCGCGCGACGGAACTTCCTGTTGTGTGGTGGTCATCGTGTTTCCTCCGTTCTTCTGAATTCTTTGTGTGAAGCTGCCCTTACGCGGTGTGGACCGCGATTCGCTTCGGTCGATCGGCCTCGGCGCGCGGGAGGGTGACTTCGAGGACGCCGTTTTCGAACTTGGCGTCGACGTCGCTCGCCTCGACGCGGAAGGGGAGGCGAATGCTGCGAGAGAACTCGCCGGCGCCGCGTTCCTGTCGGTGCGTGACGACGTCCTCAGCCTTCTGGTCGGCGCTTCGTGCGCCCTTAATTGTGAGGGTGCTTTCGAGAACCGAGATGTCGACCTTGTCGGCGGGAACTCCGGGGAGTTCCGCACTCACGACGACCTGTTCGTCGCTCGCGAAGACGTTCATCGGCGGGAAGCCGGGCGTGTAGGAATCATTACCGCTGTGAAGGAAGCGGTCCATCTCGCTCTGAATGCGCGCGAAGTCGCGCCGGGGGCTCCGGGTAGGAGCGAAACCGTATCGTTGTGTCCGCATCATCGTGGGTTCCTCCTGTTTCTTGGGGTCTCGTTGCTGCCCCTTTGAGATAAGTACGACCGCGTGGCTGTCAACGGAGGTATGCGCGAAAGGCGGTCATTTGCAGGGCGGTTTGCGAGTTGCCTTTGGTTGTTATGCTCTGCGGCATGGCATCTCCGAGTCGTTCTTTTCATCCTCCGCAGCGCTCCCTCTTCGGACCGGGGCCGTCCGACGTCGACCCGCGTGTACTCGCCGCGATGGCGCGTCCGACGGTCGGTCATCTCGATCCTTCGTTCATCCTGATGATGGACGATTTGAAGTCGCTCCTTCGTTCCGCGTTTCGCACCGAGAACCCGATGACGCTTCCGTTGTCCGCGCCGGGGTCGGCCGGGATGGAGGCCTGCTTTGCGAACCTGATCGAGCCGGGCGATCGAGCGATCGTCTGCGTGAACGGCGTGTTCGGGATGCGGATGGTGGAGAATGTGGAGCGTGCGGGTGGCGTCGCCACAATCGTAGAAGACGAGTGGGGGCGCGCGGTCGACCCAGGGAAGCTCGAAGCGGCCCTTGCGCAGAATCCCGACACGAAGGTGGTCGCG
Proteins encoded in this region:
- a CDS encoding Hsp20/alpha crystallin family protein produces the protein MTTTQQEVPSREAAPAAEAPKLQRTRAPRVDVAETPDAFFITADVPGVAMDAIDVTIEENRLEFTAERTPVTHEELRPAVRQYREGGYARTFAIPETVERANVRADLRDGVLRITLPKAQPVQPQKVQVQVGSASA
- a CDS encoding Hsp20/alpha crystallin family protein; the encoded protein is MMRTQRYGFAPTRSPRRDFARIQSEMDRFLHSGNDSYTPGFPPMNVFASDEQVVVSAELPGVPADKVDISVLESTLTIKGARSADQKAEDVVTHRQERGAGEFSRSIRLPFRVEASDVDAKFENGVLEVTLPRAEADRPKRIAVHTA